In Acidovorax sp. 106, the following proteins share a genomic window:
- a CDS encoding ABC transporter substrate-binding protein: MTFSPRFASRTRRALVAAAALATVAAAGTATAQTKTLYIGMNGGTMEKAYTQYVFPAFEKLHGVKVVVVPGTSSDILAKAQANKDKPQMHVMFLDDGIMVRAMGMGLCEKQHPNPQLNDIFPAARFKDDLASGVSLGMTGIAYNTKMFAEKGWAAPTSWMDFADPKYKGKVVFQSMPSSSFGLHGFLMFNRIQGGNDKNVEPGFTNWAKTIGPNVLEYIPSSAKISEMVQTGEAALFPLTPTAVAALKSKGIPVEYAQPKEGSVVLLTAQCVIAKNSEPELAQKLAEFLLSPVAQANVLQFGAQIPTNPKAPVAGDGAEQVAKINQWMKNAVTLDWDSINANRPAWNARWNKTIER, from the coding sequence ATGACCTTCTCCCCTCGCTTTGCCAGCCGCACCCGCCGCGCTCTCGTGGCCGCCGCCGCGCTGGCCACCGTGGCCGCCGCAGGCACTGCCACCGCGCAGACCAAGACGCTGTACATCGGCATGAACGGCGGCACCATGGAGAAGGCGTACACGCAGTACGTGTTCCCGGCGTTTGAAAAGCTGCACGGCGTGAAGGTGGTGGTGGTGCCCGGCACCTCGTCCGACATCCTGGCCAAGGCCCAGGCCAACAAGGACAAGCCGCAGATGCATGTGATGTTTCTGGATGACGGCATCATGGTGCGCGCCATGGGCATGGGCCTGTGCGAGAAGCAGCACCCCAACCCCCAGCTCAATGACATCTTCCCCGCCGCCCGCTTCAAGGACGACCTGGCCAGCGGCGTGAGCCTGGGTATGACCGGCATTGCCTACAACACCAAGATGTTTGCCGAAAAGGGCTGGGCCGCACCCACGTCGTGGATGGACTTTGCCGACCCCAAGTACAAGGGCAAGGTGGTGTTCCAGTCCATGCCGTCGTCGTCGTTCGGGCTGCACGGCTTCTTGATGTTCAACCGCATCCAGGGCGGCAACGACAAAAACGTGGAGCCGGGCTTTACCAATTGGGCCAAGACCATTGGACCGAATGTGCTGGAGTACATCCCCAGCTCGGCCAAGATTTCAGAGATGGTGCAGACGGGTGAGGCGGCCCTCTTCCCGCTCACACCCACAGCCGTGGCGGCGCTCAAGTCCAAGGGCATACCGGTGGAATACGCGCAGCCTAAGGAAGGCTCGGTGGTGCTGCTCACTGCGCAATGCGTGATCGCAAAGAACAGCGAACCTGAGCTGGCGCAGAAGCTGGCAGAGTTTTTGTTGAGCCCGGTGGCCCAAGCCAACGTGCTGCAGTTTGGCGCGCAAATCCCCACCAACCCCAAGGCCCCTGTGGCGGGCGATGGTGCCGAGCAGGTCGCTAAGATCAACCAGTGGATGAAGAACGCCGTGACGCTGGACTGGGACAGCATCAACGCCAACCGGCCTGCGTGGAATGCGCGCTGGAACAAGACCATCGAGCGCTGA
- a CDS encoding FAD-binding oxidoreductase translates to MTTTTRVIDTDVAIVGGGIMGASAALALRRKGVDVVLLERDLCGSRSSGVNYGGVRRQGRPVSQLPLAQRAHQVWANLPALIGTDGEYQRSGHFKIGRSEADMATLEAYANLSRDFDLGIQLISGTTLRERCPWLGGRAVGGSLCPDDGQANPRLVSPAFALAARRAGAQILERTPMTSVEHDGKLFTVRSGNAVAVRAPVLINCAGAWAGALAAQFGEAVPLHSGHPAMAVTEPLPFFMHWSLGVEGGGIYCRQVARGNLILGGGAGVALDADSARSERSAIATLAVQAVELLPALKNAHFIRTWSGTEGYLPDRQPVLGKSRTTHGLVHGFGFAGAGFQIGPGVGEVLAELARDGRSTTPIEAFAIERFLPDPQAAVAEVTSTAAAH, encoded by the coding sequence ATGACCACCACCACGCGAGTGATAGACACCGACGTGGCCATTGTGGGCGGCGGAATCATGGGCGCATCGGCCGCGCTGGCGCTGCGCCGCAAAGGCGTGGACGTGGTGCTGCTGGAGCGCGACCTGTGCGGCTCGCGCTCCAGCGGCGTGAACTACGGCGGCGTGCGCCGTCAGGGCCGGCCCGTGAGCCAGCTGCCCCTGGCGCAGCGTGCGCACCAGGTGTGGGCCAACCTGCCCGCGCTGATTGGCACCGATGGCGAGTACCAGCGCAGCGGGCACTTCAAGATTGGCCGCAGCGAGGCGGACATGGCCACGCTGGAGGCCTATGCCAACCTGAGCAGAGACTTCGACCTGGGCATTCAACTCATCTCGGGCACCACGCTGCGCGAGCGCTGCCCCTGGCTGGGCGGGCGCGCGGTGGGTGGGTCGCTGTGCCCCGATGACGGCCAGGCCAACCCGCGCTTGGTGTCACCCGCGTTTGCGTTGGCCGCACGGCGCGCGGGTGCTCAGATTCTGGAGCGCACCCCGATGACGTCGGTGGAGCACGACGGCAAGTTATTCACCGTGCGCTCAGGCAATGCGGTGGCCGTGCGCGCTCCGGTGCTCATCAACTGCGCAGGCGCCTGGGCGGGTGCGCTGGCCGCGCAGTTTGGCGAGGCGGTGCCCCTTCACTCGGGCCACCCGGCCATGGCCGTCACGGAGCCCCTGCCCTTCTTCATGCACTGGAGCCTGGGCGTGGAAGGCGGCGGCATCTATTGCCGCCAGGTGGCACGCGGCAACCTGATTCTGGGTGGCGGTGCCGGTGTCGCGCTGGATGCAGACAGCGCCCGCTCGGAGCGCAGCGCCATCGCCACGCTGGCCGTGCAGGCGGTGGAGCTGCTGCCCGCGCTGAAAAACGCACACTTCATTCGCACCTGGAGCGGCACCGAGGGCTACCTGCCCGACCGCCAGCCGGTGCTGGGCAAGAGCCGCACCACGCACGGCCTGGTCCACGGCTTTGGCTTTGCGGGTGCGGGCTTTCAGATTGGCCCCGGCGTAGGCGAGGTGCTTGCCGAACTGGCGCGCGATGGCCGCAGCACCACGCCGATTGAGGCATTTGCGATAGAGCGATTTCTCCCTGATCCCCAAGCTGCAGTGGCTGAAGTGACCAGCACTGCCGCGGCCCACTGA
- a CDS encoding NAD(P)/FAD-dependent oxidoreductase: MTAPTLQPVIVGAGPAGIRAAQTLVAHGARPTVIDEAARGGGQIYRRPPAHFARSPQTLYGTEASRATALHSTLDGLAAHIDYQPNSLVWNAQAGLLDVLHGPTQTTRTVRYGQLIVASGATDRVLPVPGWTLPGVYTLGGAQVALKFQGCTIGRNVVLMGTGPLLYLVAYQYAKAGAKAGVKVAAVLDTARFADQLAALPGMLTQPAVLAKGLYYVGWLRAHGVAVHTGVRPVRVEGDTRVNAVVWSDGQAEHTVPCDAVGFGYALRSETQLADLLGCRFAWAPMHRAHLPERDSAGRTSLAGVYLAGDGAGIMGADAAEWAGERAALALLADHGVKVDAARAAELERKLTKLTPFRQGLERAFPFPTDWAAHAPDALVVCRCENITAGELRACTRDAGADEMNRIKALTRVGMGRCQGRMCGVAAAEILAQATGKPIDQVGRLRGQAPIKPIPIHLQAQATAAHDTPAEATA; the protein is encoded by the coding sequence ATGACCGCCCCCACCTTGCAACCCGTGATCGTGGGCGCAGGCCCCGCGGGCATCCGCGCGGCGCAAACCCTGGTGGCGCATGGTGCGCGGCCCACCGTGATCGACGAGGCCGCACGCGGTGGTGGACAAATCTACCGCCGCCCGCCTGCCCACTTTGCCCGCAGCCCGCAAACACTGTACGGCACCGAAGCATCACGCGCCACGGCATTGCACAGCACGCTGGATGGCCTGGCCGCACACATCGACTACCAGCCCAACAGCCTGGTGTGGAACGCCCAGGCCGGCCTGCTTGATGTGCTGCATGGCCCCACGCAAACCACGCGCACGGTGCGATACGGCCAGCTCATCGTGGCCAGCGGCGCCACCGACCGCGTGCTGCCCGTGCCGGGCTGGACACTTCCAGGGGTCTACACACTGGGTGGAGCACAAGTGGCGCTGAAGTTTCAGGGCTGCACCATTGGACGCAACGTGGTGCTGATGGGCACTGGGCCGCTGCTGTACCTGGTGGCCTACCAATATGCCAAGGCAGGCGCCAAGGCGGGGGTAAAAGTGGCAGCCGTGCTGGACACCGCCCGCTTTGCCGACCAGCTGGCCGCCCTGCCCGGCATGCTGACGCAGCCCGCCGTGCTGGCCAAGGGCCTGTATTACGTGGGCTGGCTGCGCGCGCATGGCGTGGCCGTGCACACCGGCGTGCGGCCTGTGCGCGTTGAAGGCGACACACGGGTCAACGCCGTGGTGTGGAGCGACGGCCAGGCCGAGCACACCGTGCCCTGCGATGCCGTGGGCTTTGGCTATGCCCTGCGGTCTGAAACCCAACTGGCCGACCTGCTGGGCTGCCGCTTTGCCTGGGCACCCATGCACCGCGCCCACTTGCCTGAGCGCGACAGCGCAGGCCGCACCAGCCTGGCGGGCGTGTACCTGGCGGGCGATGGCGCGGGCATCATGGGCGCCGATGCGGCCGAATGGGCAGGCGAACGCGCGGCGCTGGCGCTGCTGGCAGACCACGGCGTGAAGGTGGATGCGGCACGCGCTGCAGAGCTGGAACGCAAGCTGACGAAGCTGACGCCATTCCGGCAAGGGCTGGAGCGCGCCTTTCCCTTCCCCACCGATTGGGCGGCCCACGCACCCGATGCGCTGGTGGTGTGCCGCTGCGAAAACATCACGGCGGGCGAGCTGCGCGCCTGCACCCGCGATGCCGGCGCCGACGAGATGAACCGCATCAAGGCCCTGACCCGCGTAGGCATGGGCCGCTGCCAGGGCCGCATGTGCGGCGTGGCGGCAGCAGAAATTTTGGCCCAAGCCACCGGCAAGCCTATCGATCAGGTGGGTCGCCTGCGCGGGCAAGCGCCTATCAAGCCGATTCCGATCCATCTGCAAGCACAGGCAACGGCAGCGCACGACACCCCTGCGGAGGCCACAGCATGA
- a CDS encoding (2Fe-2S)-binding protein yields the protein MTVNTALLHRVAEKDRAPVPFVLDGEPATALEGDTVLTAILTHRAQLRRNEFSHEPRAGFCLMGACQDCWVMTATGERLRSCATFIQTGMQLTTGGAA from the coding sequence ATGACTGTGAATACAGCCCTGCTCCACCGCGTGGCCGAAAAAGACCGCGCGCCCGTGCCCTTCGTGCTCGATGGCGAACCCGCCACCGCGCTTGAAGGCGACACGGTGCTCACGGCCATCCTCACCCACCGCGCCCAATTGCGCCGCAACGAATTCAGTCATGAGCCCCGTGCCGGCTTTTGCCTGATGGGCGCGTGCCAGGACTGCTGGGTGATGACGGCTACCGGCGAACGCCTACGGTCTTGCGCCACCTTCATCCAGACAGGCATGCAACTGACTACCGGAGGGGCCGCATGA
- a CDS encoding ABC transporter permease, with product MQKNGPLALAFNALVITFMLAPLLVVCIVAFTPHNTLTLPTTEFSLRWFKAVFEHPDFVQSFWNSLWLALASATLATVLAVPAGIAITRYEFAGRGFLNGLFLSPLIIPHLVLGVALLRLFALLGGTGSFGWLVFAHALIVTPYTLRLVVAALVGFDRSAEHAALSLGASQATVFTRITLPMILPGVTGGWMLAFINSFDEVTMSIFVTSPSTVTLPVRMYMYATESIDPLMAAVSALMVALTACAMVILDRVYGLDRVLVGRK from the coding sequence ATGCAAAAAAACGGCCCTCTCGCCCTCGCGTTCAACGCGCTGGTCATCACCTTCATGCTCGCCCCCTTGCTGGTGGTGTGCATCGTGGCATTCACGCCGCACAACACGCTGACGCTGCCCACCACCGAGTTCTCGCTGCGCTGGTTCAAGGCGGTGTTCGAGCACCCGGACTTTGTGCAGTCGTTCTGGAACAGCCTGTGGCTGGCGCTGGCCTCAGCCACGCTGGCCACGGTGCTGGCCGTGCCTGCGGGCATTGCCATCACACGTTACGAGTTTGCAGGGCGCGGCTTTCTCAATGGCCTGTTCCTGTCACCACTGATCATTCCGCACCTGGTACTGGGCGTGGCCCTGCTGCGCCTGTTTGCGCTGCTGGGCGGCACGGGCAGCTTTGGCTGGCTGGTGTTTGCGCATGCGCTCATCGTCACGCCGTACACGCTGCGGCTGGTGGTGGCGGCGCTGGTAGGGTTTGACCGCAGTGCCGAGCATGCCGCCCTGTCGCTGGGCGCCAGCCAGGCCACGGTATTCACGCGCATCACGCTGCCGATGATCTTGCCCGGCGTGACGGGCGGGTGGATGCTGGCCTTCATCAACAGCTTTGACGAAGTGACCATGTCGATCTTTGTCACCTCGCCCAGCACGGTGACGCTGCCGGTGCGCATGTACATGTACGCCACCGAGTCGATTGACCCGCTGATGGCTGCGGTGTCGGCACTGATGGTGGCCCTGACGGCCTGCGCGATGGTGATTCTCGACCGGGTGTATGGCCTGGACCGCGTGCTCGTAGGGCGCAAATAA
- a CDS encoding ABC transporter permease — MSLATTLLHKKAAPWWLSGPALVLFTVLLLVPLALTAVLSFNAFDPATGVKAGEFTLEHYAHVFTDSYYHAIFWRTFWIAGLVTLICVLIGAPEAYILSRMGNPWRSILLLVVLAPLLVSVVVRAFGWSMLLGPEGLVNGLFGLLGFGPVKMLYTEIAVVIALVHVMLPFMVIPVWTSLQKLDPGVENAALSLQATPFTTLRRIVLPQVLPGILSGSLIVFGLAASSFAIPGLLGGRRLKMVATVVYDEYLHELNWPLGAAIALTLLVANLVVMLSYNRLVEGRYKKALG, encoded by the coding sequence ATGAGCCTGGCCACCACCTTGCTGCACAAAAAGGCCGCGCCGTGGTGGCTGTCAGGCCCGGCGCTGGTGCTGTTCACGGTGCTGCTGCTGGTGCCGCTGGCGCTCACTGCGGTGCTGTCGTTCAACGCGTTTGACCCGGCCACGGGGGTGAAGGCGGGCGAATTCACGCTGGAGCACTACGCGCATGTGTTCACCGACTCGTACTACCACGCGATCTTCTGGCGCACGTTCTGGATTGCAGGCCTGGTCACACTGATCTGCGTGCTGATTGGCGCGCCTGAGGCCTACATCCTGAGCCGCATGGGCAACCCGTGGCGCTCCATCTTGCTGCTGGTGGTGCTGGCGCCGCTGCTGGTGTCGGTGGTGGTGCGCGCCTTTGGCTGGAGCATGCTGCTGGGACCCGAGGGGCTGGTGAATGGGCTGTTTGGGTTGTTGGGGTTTGGCCCGGTGAAGATGCTCTACACCGAGATCGCAGTGGTCATCGCACTGGTGCATGTGATGCTGCCGTTCATGGTGATCCCCGTGTGGACCTCGCTGCAAAAGCTCGACCCGGGCGTGGAAAACGCCGCCCTGTCGCTGCAGGCAACACCTTTCACCACCCTGCGGCGCATTGTGTTGCCGCAGGTGCTGCCGGGCATTTTGTCGGGCAGCCTGATCGTGTTCGGTCTCGCGGCCAGCTCGTTCGCCATCCCCGGCCTGCTGGGTGGGCGGCGCCTGAAGATGGTGGCCACGGTGGTGTACGACGAGTACCTGCACGAGTTGAACTGGCCCCTGGGCGCAGCGATTGCGCTGACGCTGCTGGTGGCCAACCTGGTGGTCATGCTGAGCTACAACCGCTTGGTTGAAGGCCGCTACAAGAAAGCGCTGGGGTAA
- a CDS encoding ABC transporter ATP-binding protein, with the protein MSFLKLTDVTKFYGGTCAVQAMNLTVQKGEFVSLLGPSGCGKTTTLQMVAGFEAVTSGRIELDGKDITHAKANTRGLGIVFQSYALFPHMTVAANVAFGLEMRKVPKAERAERVAQALALVHLEAHATRYPRELSGGQRQRVALARALVIEPPVLLLDEPLSNLDAKLREEMQFELRQIQRKVGTTTIMVTHDQSEAMSISDRVVVMEAGRATQIDHPHRVYEHPRTRFISTFVGKANLLPGKVTHASGTHTHVAVGGLTVEINGARYRPGAAVLLSVRPEKVQLVPAVQGRLDGEVCERFFLGSQWLYRVGTPVGDLMVLAPNDGRAALAEGERTGVDWPDHCMRLLPADETALAELEAEDAAEVAP; encoded by the coding sequence ATGTCGTTTCTCAAGCTCACGGATGTGACCAAGTTCTATGGCGGCACCTGCGCGGTGCAGGCCATGAACCTCACGGTGCAAAAGGGTGAATTTGTGTCGCTGCTGGGGCCTTCGGGCTGCGGCAAGACCACCACGCTGCAGATGGTGGCGGGGTTTGAGGCGGTGACCAGCGGGCGCATCGAGCTCGATGGCAAGGACATCACCCACGCCAAGGCCAACACGCGCGGGCTGGGCATCGTGTTCCAAAGCTATGCCCTCTTCCCCCACATGACGGTGGCGGCCAACGTGGCCTTTGGGCTGGAGATGCGCAAGGTGCCCAAGGCCGAGCGCGCCGAGCGCGTGGCCCAGGCGCTGGCGCTGGTGCACCTGGAGGCGCACGCCACACGCTACCCGCGCGAGCTGTCGGGCGGGCAACGCCAGCGGGTGGCCCTGGCTCGCGCGCTGGTGATTGAGCCGCCGGTGCTGCTGCTGGACGAGCCCCTGTCCAACCTCGACGCCAAGCTGCGCGAAGAGATGCAGTTCGAGCTGCGGCAGATTCAGCGCAAGGTGGGCACCACCACCATCATGGTCACGCACGACCAGAGCGAGGCCATGTCCATCAGCGACCGCGTGGTGGTGATGGAAGCTGGGCGCGCCACGCAGATCGATCACCCACATCGCGTGTACGAACACCCGCGCACGCGCTTTATCTCCACCTTTGTGGGCAAGGCCAACCTGCTGCCGGGCAAGGTGACGCATGCCAGTGGCACCCACACGCATGTGGCCGTGGGTGGGCTGACGGTGGAAATCAACGGCGCCCGCTACCGCCCCGGTGCCGCCGTGCTGCTGAGCGTGCGGCCAGAAAAAGTGCAGTTGGTTCCCGCAGTACAGGGCCGGCTCGATGGAGAGGTGTGCGAGCGCTTCTTCTTAGGCAGCCAATGGCTGTACCGCGTGGGCACGCCCGTGGGTGACCTGATGGTGCTGGCGCCCAACGATGGCCGCGCCGCCTTGGCCGAAGGCGAACGCACGGGCGTGGACTGGCCCGATCACTGCATGCGCCTGCTGCCCGCCGATGAAACCGCACTGGCCGAACTGGAGGCCGAAGACGCCGCCGAGGTGGCGCCATGA
- a CDS encoding IclR family transcriptional regulator has protein sequence MADASTASTASGGVPRVFAVLRALSAVQAEGGRVTQLARAVGLTQGTTHRLLQSLVAEGMVEQDERSKLYRLSMDFFALAAKAGNPGDLRSLCRPVLLRLCASLGDSIFLLVRSGFDAVCLDRSEGPFPIRSFTGDIGGRVALGVGQGALAILAFLPEAEREEVIRFNLSRVREYGVFDEVYLRTEIERVRQLGYAGRNTGLLEGMAGVAVPICDREGRAVAALSVGTISARLNDDRLPTVVELLKREAAAIGPKINPFDATLRRPAQSLGSGAQGAVIGVAGGD, from the coding sequence ATGGCAGACGCATCAACCGCATCCACCGCATCGGGTGGCGTACCCCGGGTGTTTGCCGTCCTCCGCGCCCTGTCGGCCGTGCAGGCCGAGGGCGGCCGGGTCACCCAATTGGCGCGTGCCGTGGGCCTCACGCAGGGCACCACGCACCGTTTGCTGCAATCGCTGGTGGCAGAGGGCATGGTCGAGCAGGACGAGCGCAGCAAGCTCTACCGCCTGAGCATGGACTTCTTTGCACTGGCAGCGAAGGCCGGCAACCCCGGCGACCTGCGCAGCCTGTGCCGCCCTGTGCTTTTGCGCCTTTGCGCCAGCCTGGGCGACAGCATCTTTTTATTGGTGCGCAGCGGGTTCGACGCCGTGTGCCTGGACCGCAGCGAAGGCCCGTTCCCCATCCGCTCGTTCACCGGCGACATCGGTGGCCGCGTGGCCCTGGGCGTGGGGCAGGGCGCCCTGGCCATCCTGGCCTTCTTGCCCGAGGCCGAGCGCGAAGAGGTGATCCGCTTCAACCTCTCGCGCGTGCGCGAGTACGGCGTGTTTGACGAGGTGTACCTGCGCACCGAAATCGAGCGCGTGCGCCAGCTGGGTTACGCAGGCCGCAACACAGGTTTGCTTGAAGGCATGGCCGGTGTGGCCGTGCCTATTTGTGATCGCGAAGGCCGCGCGGTGGCGGCGCTGAGCGTGGGCACCATCTCCGCGCGCCTGAATGACGACCGCCTGCCGACGGTGGTGGAGCTGCTCAAGCGTGAGGCGGCGGCGATTGGGCCGAAGATCAATCCGTTTGATGCGACGTTGAGGCGGCCGGCGCAGAGTTTGGGGAGTGGGGCGCAGGGGGCGGTGATTGGTGTCGCGGGGGGTGACTGA
- a CDS encoding ASCH domain-containing protein yields MRSFELKTLLALSIVTPNGRNIADGRKTLEVRSWRPEDLPLTDLLIVENGRFLSEQGDSDDDGRLVAVVDIAEIHPWLPTEVEAACASAWAPGYWAWRISNVRPISRPVKVIAARKLYDVPLDRSDLAQLIAQ; encoded by the coding sequence TTGCGCTCGTTTGAACTCAAAACCTTGCTTGCACTTTCAATCGTCACGCCCAATGGCAGAAACATCGCTGACGGTCGTAAGACGCTCGAAGTGAGGTCCTGGCGTCCCGAGGACCTGCCGCTGACGGACTTGCTGATCGTTGAAAACGGGCGCTTTCTTTCTGAACAGGGCGATTCGGATGATGACGGACGACTGGTAGCCGTCGTCGATATCGCCGAAATTCATCCCTGGCTGCCGACCGAGGTTGAAGCTGCATGCGCCAGCGCTTGGGCCCCTGGCTACTGGGCTTGGCGCATCAGCAATGTTCGACCCATTTCACGCCCGGTGAAGGTCATTGCGGCGCGCAAGCTGTACGACGTGCCCCTTGACCGCAGCGACCTGGCCCAGCTGATCGCGCAGTAG
- a CDS encoding LysR family transcriptional regulator encodes MTLLRRAFLPSTADLLAFEAAARHQSVSRAAEELHLTQSAVSRQIRQLEEQIGTALFHRVRQRVVLTDAGRVYAADVQNVLQQLSASTQKAMAFSSTDGLLNLAVLPTLGTRWLIPRLGGFMALHPEAMVNFSSRTEPFDFAGTPFDAAIHFGTPHWAGAVCEYLMHEETVPVCSPTYRDRHSIRTPQDLTRVVLLQQSTRPTQWAEWFELVGAPTALALRGPQSEHFAMIAQAAVSHLGAALLPRFLIEQELAAGSLVELSDQVLTSTDAYYLVYPEARAQTPLVKAFRDWVVGECAGQRQG; translated from the coding sequence ATGACCCTGCTGCGCCGCGCCTTCCTGCCGTCCACCGCCGACCTGCTGGCCTTTGAGGCCGCCGCCCGCCACCAAAGTGTGTCACGCGCGGCAGAGGAATTGCACCTCACGCAAAGCGCGGTGTCGCGCCAGATCCGCCAGCTGGAAGAACAAATCGGCACCGCCCTCTTCCACCGCGTGCGCCAGCGCGTGGTGCTGACCGACGCGGGCCGCGTCTACGCTGCTGACGTGCAAAACGTGCTGCAGCAACTGTCGGCCAGCACGCAAAAAGCCATGGCGTTTTCCAGTACCGACGGGCTGCTCAACCTGGCCGTGCTACCCACGCTGGGCACACGCTGGCTCATCCCGCGCCTGGGCGGCTTTATGGCGCTGCACCCCGAGGCCATGGTCAACTTCTCGTCCCGCACCGAGCCCTTTGACTTTGCGGGCACGCCGTTTGACGCGGCGATCCACTTCGGCACGCCGCACTGGGCGGGCGCCGTGTGCGAATACCTGATGCACGAAGAAACCGTGCCCGTATGCAGCCCCACCTACCGCGACCGCCACAGCATCCGCACCCCGCAAGACCTGACCCGCGTGGTGCTGCTGCAGCAAAGCACCCGTCCCACGCAATGGGCCGAGTGGTTTGAGCTGGTGGGCGCGCCCACGGCCCTGGCCCTGCGCGGCCCGCAGTCCGAGCACTTCGCCATGATTGCGCAGGCTGCGGTGTCGCACCTGGGCGCGGCGCTGCTACCGCGCTTTTTGATCGAGCAGGAATTGGCGGCCGGGAGTTTGGTGGAGCTGTCAGACCAGGTGCTGACCAGCACCGATGCGTATTACCTCGTTTACCCAGAGGCACGGGCGCAGACGCCGTTGGTGAAGGCGTTCAGGGATTGGGTGGTGGGGGAGTGCGCGGGGCAGCGGCAGGGGTGA
- a CDS encoding aldehyde dehydrogenase family protein — translation MSATSAATPLVSEVDQLLQRLGVPRAAYTSGTLAARSPITGEVLAQVPQQSPLDATAAIGRAHAAFLAWRNVPAPRRGELVRLLGEELRAAKADLGLLVTIEAGKVPSEGLGEVQEMIDICDFAVGLSRQLYGLTIATERPGHRMMETWHPLGVCGVISAFNFPVAVWSWNAALALVCGDSVVWKPSEKTPLTALATHAIAQRAIARFGSDAPEGLLELIVGQRDLGEVLVDDARVPVLSATGSTAMGRAVGPRLAARFARGILELGGNNAAIVAPTADLDLALRGIAFAAMGTAGQRCTTLRRLFVHESIYDQLVPQLTKVYANVQVGDPRTAGTLVGPLIDRPAFDGMQKALEQSRALGATVHGGGRVEGLGGADAYYVRPALVELQKHEGPALHETFAPILYVVRYSSIDEAIAMNNAVGAGLSSSIFTLNVREAEQFMSAAGSDCGIANVNIGPSGAEIGGAFGGEKETGGGREAGSDSWKAYMRRATNTINYSTALPLAQGVTFDV, via the coding sequence ATGTCTGCCACCTCTGCCGCCACCCCTCTTGTGTCTGAAGTCGATCAACTGCTGCAACGCCTGGGCGTGCCTCGCGCTGCGTACACCAGCGGCACGCTGGCGGCGCGCTCGCCCATCACGGGCGAGGTGCTGGCCCAGGTGCCGCAGCAAAGCCCGTTGGATGCCACCGCCGCCATTGGCCGCGCGCATGCCGCCTTTTTGGCGTGGCGCAATGTGCCCGCACCGCGCCGGGGCGAGCTGGTGCGCCTGCTGGGCGAAGAGCTGCGCGCCGCCAAGGCCGACCTGGGTCTGCTCGTGACTATCGAGGCTGGCAAGGTACCGTCCGAAGGCCTGGGCGAGGTGCAGGAAATGATCGACATCTGCGACTTTGCCGTGGGCCTGTCGCGCCAGCTGTATGGCCTGACGATTGCCACCGAGCGCCCTGGCCACCGCATGATGGAAACTTGGCACCCGCTGGGCGTGTGCGGCGTGATCTCGGCCTTCAACTTCCCCGTGGCCGTGTGGTCGTGGAACGCTGCGCTGGCGCTGGTGTGCGGTGATTCGGTGGTGTGGAAGCCGTCCGAAAAGACCCCGCTCACGGCCCTGGCCACGCACGCGATTGCGCAGCGCGCCATCGCACGCTTTGGAAGCGACGCGCCCGAGGGCTTGCTGGAGCTGATCGTGGGCCAGCGTGACCTTGGCGAGGTGCTGGTGGATGACGCCCGCGTGCCCGTGCTGTCGGCCACAGGCTCCACCGCCATGGGCCGCGCCGTGGGCCCGCGCTTGGCAGCGCGGTTTGCGCGCGGCATCTTGGAGCTGGGTGGCAACAACGCGGCCATCGTGGCACCCACGGCCGACCTGGATTTGGCCCTGCGCGGCATTGCGTTCGCCGCCATGGGCACGGCGGGCCAGCGCTGCACCACGCTGCGCCGCCTGTTTGTGCACGAGAGCATTTACGACCAGCTGGTGCCCCAGCTGACCAAGGTGTACGCCAACGTGCAAGTGGGCGACCCGCGCACCGCTGGCACGCTGGTAGGCCCACTGATCGACCGCCCCGCGTTTGACGGCATGCAAAAAGCACTGGAGCAAAGCCGCGCGCTGGGTGCCACGGTGCACGGCGGTGGCCGCGTGGAAGGACTGGGCGGTGCAGATGCGTACTACGTGCGCCCTGCGCTGGTCGAGTTGCAAAAGCACGAAGGCCCCGCGCTGCACGAAACCTTTGCGCCCATCCTGTACGTGGTGCGCTACAGCAGCATTGACGAAGCCATCGCCATGAACAACGCCGTGGGCGCTGGCCTGTCGTCGTCCATCTTCACGCTCAACGTGCGCGAGGCTGAACAGTTCATGTCGGCAGCAGGCTCGGACTGCGGCATTGCCAACGTGAATATTGGTCCCAGCGGTGCCGAGATTGGCGGCGCGTTTGGTGGCGAGAAGGAAACGGGCGGCGGGCGTGAGGCGGGGTCGGACAGCTGGAAGGCGTACATGCGCCGCGCCACCAACACCATTAACTATTCGACCGCGCTGCCGCTGGCGCAGGGCGTGACGTTTGATGTGTGA